One region of Solanum pennellii chromosome 6, SPENNV200 genomic DNA includes:
- the LOC107022989 gene encoding DNA-directed RNA polymerase V subunit 7-like codes for MFLKSELSWDVIIHAEKLDVEGVMLQKAILIRLMDDFAAEKASKDLGYFMAVTTLDKIGEGKVQKHTGDVLFPVEFSCITFKIFRGEILEGVVYEIKKHAVFMRCGPVDKVYLSHKKMADYKYVPGENPIFMNEKMSRIEKDTVVRFIVLGTKYMKAEKKFQAVGSLESDYLGPISQNAV; via the coding sequence atgtttttaaaatctGAGTTATCGTGGGATGTGATAATCCATGCTGAGAAACTTGATGTTGAAGGCGTAATGCTTCAGAAGGCAATTCTTATTCGCCTCATGGATGACTTTGCTGCAGAGAAGGCCTCAAAAGATCTTGGTTACTTTATGGCTGTTACTACATTGGACAAGATTGGGGAAGGGAAAGTTCAAAAACACACTGGTGATGTGCTTTTCCCTGTGGAGTTCAGCTGTATTACCTTCAAGATATTCCGTGGAGAGATATTGGAAGGGGTTGTTTACGAGATCAAGAAGCACGCTGTCTTTATGAGATGTGGCCCCGTCGACAAGGTATACCTCTCACATAAGAAGATGGCGGATTATAAGTATGTGCCTGGAGAAAATCCTATCTTTATGAATGAAAAGATGTCAAGAATTGAGAAGGACACTGTGGTGCGTTTCATTGTGTTAGGAACAAAGTATATGAAGGCGGAGAAAAAATTCCAAGCAGTTGGGAGCTTGGAGAGTGATTACCTCGGACCCATCTCACAAAATGCTGTTTAG
- the LOC107022767 gene encoding receptor-like protein 7, which yields MEYQKLIMAFCFHSLLILFVHQSQLTYAGKHLCARDEAFYLLQLKQGLTVDPNAYFYGCDSEAEAKTLSWNATRDCCEWGGVTCNVFTGHVIGLDLSSSCLRGTIDANSTLKKLGHLQRLNLAYNKLSDFPLGNSISQLSSLTHLNLSLSGNMMQIPAGLTNLSKLVSLDLSWHTEFQLGLTTFRSLLQDLTNLEVLLLDNVDVFGNISELPKYLSSSLRYLSLGHTNMFGNISESQIFHLPNLQVLRLGNNPLLTGTLPNYRWNFSGSVLELDFSNTGIFGKLPGSIANLHSLWRLNLRNCSLSGLIPVSLGNLTSIRELILTRNNFTGNVPSTISKLNKLVYLDLSSNHFRGSIPESIGNLTAITVLALSYNSFTGNVPSTIQKMNKLSYLSLSSNNFGGSIPDIFANFSELSFLGFDTNNFTGPLPYSIATLTRLEALFLQNNSLTRPLPSNISGFQELTMLDLSFNCFTGATPSWLFHLPSLDYLYVQHNQLTGKLPNELKSNYVEYSDINLSYNKLQGEIPDWMFSTSLGRLDLSHNFLTGFVRQVWPSGNIRYLNLENNFLQGSLYQSFCDMVILEILILAQNNFSGSIPDCLGNSKSLIYILDLRMNKFHGEIPRFLPTRLEYLGLYGNQLTGQVPRSLVNYTSLEAIDLGNNKLNDTFPIWLEKFPYLRVLILKSNLFHGPIGDFESEFPFPELRIFDLSCNGFTGTLPSKFFKSFRGMMDVNEKKNRNYSSY from the coding sequence ATGGAGTACCAAAAATTGATAATGGCTTTCTGTTTCCACTCTCTTCTTATACTTTTTGTCCATCAATCTCAGCTTACATATGCTGGGAAACATCTCTGTGCGCGCGATGAAGCTTTTTATTTGCTTCAACTTAAGCAAGGGCTCACCGTGGATCCAAATGCTTATTTCTATGGTTGTGACAGTGAGGCCGAAGCCAAGACTTTGTCCTGGAATGCTACAAGAGATTGTTGTGAATGGGGTGGTGTTACTTGCAATGTATTTACAGGTCATGTCATAGGCCTCGATCTTTCTTCGAGCTGTCTTAGGGGAACCATCGATGCTAACAGCACCCTCAAAAAACTTGGTCATCTTCAAAGACTCAACCTTGCCTACAacaagttgagtgactttccaCTTGGAAATAGCATTAGTCAACTCAGTAGTTTGACGCATCTCAATCTTTCGCTTTCTGGAAATATGATGCAGATCCCAGCAGGATTAACAAACTTGTCTAAATTGGTTTCACTTGACCTCTCCTGGCACACTGAATTCCAACTTGGTTTAACAACGTTCAGAAGTTTGCttcaagacttaaccaatttggAGGTACTGTTGCTGGACAACGTGGACGTTTTTGGGAACATAAGTGAGTTACCTAAGTACCTTTCTTCTTCACTTAGGTACTTAAGTCTTGGACACACCAACATGTTTGGGAACATAAGTGAGTCTCAGATTTTTCATCTACCAAACTTGCAAGTGCTGAGATTGGGAAATAATCCTTTATTAACAGGCACTTTGCCGAATTACCGTTGGAATTTCAGTGGAAGTGTTTTAGAGTTGGACTTCTCTAATACTGGTATTTTTGGGAAGCTACCTGGTTCAATTGCTAATCTCCATTCTCTTTGGCGTTTGAACCTCCGTAATTGCAGTTTATCCGGCTTGATTCCAGTATCCCTTGGAAACCTCACTTCAATCAGAGAGTTGATACTTACACGTAACAACTTTACTGGTAATGTTCCCTCAACTATCTCAAAATTAAACAAACTCGTATACTTAGATCTCTCTTCCAACCATTTTCGAGGATCGATTCCAGAATCTATTGGCAACCTCACTGCAATCACAGTGCTGGCACTTTCATATAACAGCTTCACAGGAAATGTTCCCTCAACTATCCAAAAGATGAACAAACTTAGCTACTTATCTCTCTCTTCCAATAATTTTGGAGGCTCGATTCCAGACATCTTTGCCAACTTTTCAGAGCTATCATTTTTAGGTTTTGACACTAACAATTTCACTGGCCCCCTCCCATATTCCATTGCAACCTTGACACGCCTTGAAGCATTATTCTTGCAAAACAATTCGCTAACTAGACCACTTCCCTCTAATATAAGCGGATTTCAGGAGCTAACAATGCTCGATTTGTCATTTAATTGTTTCACTGGCGCAACACCCTCTTGGTTATTCCATCTTCCATCGTTAGATTATTTATATGTTCAACACAATCAATTAACCGGGAAATTGCCAAATGAGCTCAAGAGCAATTATGTAGAATACTCAGATATTAATCTTTCATACAACAAGCTGCAAGGTGAAATTCCCGATTGGATGTTTTCTACAAGCTTGGGTAGACTGGATCTCTCTCATAACTTCCTCACAGGCTTTGTAAGACAAGTATGGCCCTCAGGAAACATACGATACCTTAATCTGGAAAACAATTTTCTTCAAGGGTCTTTGTATCAGTCCTTTTGTGACATGGTTATCCTTGAAATCCTCATTTTGGCTCAGAACAATTTCAGTGGTTCAATCCCAGATTGTTTGGGTAACTCCAAAAGtctcatttatattttagactTGCGAATGAATAAATTTCATGGAGAGATACCAAGATTCTTACCTACACGGTTAGAGTATCTTGGTTTATATGGCAATCAATTGACGGGACAAGTCCCCCGATCCTTGGTTAACTATACAAGCTTGGAAGCTATTGATTTGGGGAACAACAAGTTAAATGACACGTTCCCCATATGGCTGGAGAAATTTCCATACCTACGAGTTCTGATTCTGAAATCAAATCTCTTTCACGGTCCAATAGGTGATTTCGAGTCCGAATTTCCGTTTCCTGAGTTACGAATCTTTGACCTTTCCTGCAATGGGTTCACAGGAACTTTGCCATCTAAGTTTTTCAAAAGTTTCAGAGGTATGATGGatgtgaatgaaaaaaaaaacaggaatTACTCAAGTTACTAA
- the LOC114077626 gene encoding receptor-like protein 9DC3 yields MTSVDLSSNRFEGDIPNSIGSLSSLVLLNLSHNIFHGHIPAEFTKLQQLEALDISWNRLIGEIPGPLSSLTFLEVLNLSYNHLAGRIPIGKQFNTFPNDSYCGNPGLCGFPLSKECGNNNESPLEHEDDDDDSFFMSGFTWEAVVIGYGCGMIFGLLIGGLMFLLGKPKWYVNFAEDIAQQISAKKGTRQKKRRQRRGLR; encoded by the coding sequence ATGACGAGTGTTGATCTATCAAGCAACAGGTTTGAAGGAGATATTCCAAATTCCATTGGAAGTCTGAGCTCACTTGTCTTACTCAACTTGTCTCACAACATTTTCCATGGTCATATTCCTGCAGAATTTACAAAGTTGCAGCAGCTCGAAGCATTAGATATCTCATGGAACAGACTCATCGGAGAAATTCCAGGTCCATTGTCGAGTTTGACATTTCTTGAGGTGTTAAACCTTTCGTACAATCATCTGGCTGGGCGCATTCCTATTGGGAAACAGTTCAATACATTTCCAAATGATTCATACTGTGGAAATCCTGGATTATGTGGATTTCCACTGTCAAAGGAATGTGGAAACAATAATGAGTCACCACTTGAACacgaagatgatgatgatgattcattttttatgaGCGGGTTCACATGGGAAGCAGTTGTAATAGGTTATGGTTGTGGTATGATATTTGGATTGTTGATAGGCGGCCTCATGTTTCTATTGGGAAAACCAAAATGGTATGTGAACTTTGCTGAAGATATTGCTCAACAAATTAGTGCTAAGAAGGGGACAAGGCAAAAGAAGAGACGTCAAAGACGTGGTCTACGATGA